A genomic region of Miscanthus floridulus cultivar M001 chromosome 3, ASM1932011v1, whole genome shotgun sequence contains the following coding sequences:
- the LOC136545084 gene encoding uncharacterized protein yields MKIVMEYRVKKEGPNKDRIFYKCPDRNWDGSGRCSGFYWEEEYVELVQKYLAQQADTAANEAVIQPKKPKDVAQSGDLSVLVEIGREILVLLKYEPSLDV; encoded by the exons atgaagattgtgatggagtaccgagtgaagaaggagggtcccaacaaggatcgtatcttctacaagtgtccggatcgcaat tgggatggcagtggacgatgttcaggcttctactgggaggaagagtatgttgaactcgtgcaaaaatatcttgcacaacaggcagatacggcggctaatgaggcagtgatccagccgaagaagcccaaagatgttgcacaatcgggggatctgtctgttttagttgagattggtcgcgaaatccttgtgctcctgaaat atgagccgtcattggatgtataa
- the LOC136541406 gene encoding L-type lectin-domain containing receptor kinase SIT2-like, which yields MNLLLLPMPSFLVAFVLLCLGLSLPGLGDAGNESFVFLGFPVGADLTLDGNATVTGEGLLELTNNEPDAKGHAFYQNPVQFKNSTNGTVQSFSVAFVFAIMSAYSDLSTDGMAFVIAPGKDFSNSPGAQYLGLLNSTSNNGPSDHFFAVELDTIKNNEFHDIDDNHVGVDINTLTSLYSHTAAFYDETDGTLRSLSLISSHGKAMQAWVDYDGQSKQLKVTLAPMGVAKPSKPLLSNTTDLSAVIIDDKAYVGFSAATGPISSQHCVLAWSFAVNGPAPPIDLKKIPKLPNSGHHEAVVKDMEIGLPIAAFVFILATCITVILLVRRHLTYAELREDWEVEFGPHRFSYKELYNATEGFKNKHLLGAGGFGKVYKGVLPMSGTEIAVKRVSHDSTQGLKEFISEVVSIGHLRHRNLVQLLGYCRRKGELLLVYDYMPNGSLDKYLYGEDDKPLLEWTQRFQIVKDVASGLFYLHEKWQQVVVHRDVKASNVLLDGGMVAHLGDFGLARLYDHGADLQTTHVVGTMGYIAPELARTGKASPLTDVFAFGTFLLEVTCGRRPVVDTVHHGRKLLVDRVLEYWRRGSLEETVDSRLQGNYNVDEARMVLTLGLMCSHPFPGERPTMRQVMQYLDGDAPLPELTPADKSLLSLMQNQTSFDQSALQYPWSGTSIGTMTSGISVGR from the coding sequence AtgaatcttcttcttcttcccatgCCCTCCTTCCTTGTAGCCTTCGTCCTCCTCTGCCTTGGCCTCAGCCTTCCCGGGTTAGGTGACGCCGGCAACGAGTCCTTTGTCTTCTTGGGCTTCCCCGTCGGTGCCGACCTCACCCTCGACGGCAACGCCACAGTCACCGGGGAAGGACTCCTCGAGCTGACGAACAACGAGCCAGATGCCAAAGGCCACGCGTTCTACCAGAACCCGGTTCAGTTCAAGAACTCGACCAATGGCACGGTGCAGTCCTTCTCCGTCGCCTTCGTCTTCGCCATCATGTCTGCCTACTCCGATTTGAGTACTGATGGTATGGCCTTCGTCATCGCCCCGGGCAAGGATTTCTCCAACTCGCCGGGGGCTCAGTACTTGGGCTTGCTCAACAGCACGAGCAATAACGGCCCCAGCGACCACTTCTTCGCCGTGGAGCTCGACACCATCAAGAACAACGAGTTCCACGACATCGACGACAACCACGTCGGAGTCGACATCAACACGCTCACCTCCCTGTATTCTCACACCGCCGCCTTCTACGACGAAACCGACGGTACGCTCAGGAGCTTGAGTCTCATTAGCAGCCATGGGAAGGCCATGCAAGCGTGGGTAGACTATGATGGCCAGAGCAAACAGCTCAAGGTCACCCTGGCTCCCATGGGAGTGGCGAAGCCGTCGAAACCGTTGCTCTCAAACACCACCGACCTCTCAGCTGTGATCATTGACGACAAGGCTTACGTTGGGTTCTCCGCCGCGACCGGGCCGATCTCTTCGCAGCACTGCGTGCTCGCCTGGAGCTTCGCCGTGAACGGGCCTGCTCCACCGATTGATTTGAAGAAGATCCCCAAGCTTCCCAACTCTGGCCACCACGAGGCTGTGGTGAAAGACATGGAGATCGGACTGCCGATAGCAGCCTTCGTCTTCATCCTCGCCACTTGCATCACAGTCATCCTCCTGGTCCGGAGGCACCTGACATACGCGGAGCTGCGAGAAGACTGGGAGGTCGAGTTCGGGCCGCACCGGTTCTCGTACAAGGAGCTGTACAATGCGACAGAAGGCTTCAAGAACAAGCACCTGCTCGGCGCCGGCGGGTTCGGCAAGGTGTACAAGGGCGTGCTCCCGATGTCCGGCACGGAGATCGCCGTGAAGAGGGTCTCCCACGACTCCACCCAGGGACTGAAGGAGTTCATCTCCGAGGTGGTGAGCATCGGCCACCTCCGGCACCGCAACCTCGTGCAGCTGCTCGGCTACTGCCGGCGGAAGGGCGAGCTGCTCCTCGTCTACGACTACATGCCCAACGGCAGCCTCGACAAGTACCTCTACGGCGAGGACGACAAGCCGCTGCTGGAGTGGACGCAGCGGTTCCAGATCGTCAAGGACGTGGCGTCGGGCCTCTTCTACCTCCACGAGAAGTGGCAGCAGGTGGTCGTCCACCGCGACGTCAAGGCCAGCAACGTGCTACTCGACGGCGGCATGGTCGCGCACCTCGGCGACTTCGGCCTCGCCAGGCTGTACGACCACGGCGCCGACCTGCAGACCACGCACGTGGTCGGCACCATGGGGTACATCGCGCCGGAGCTCGCCAGGACCGGCAAGGCGTCCCCTCTCACCGACGTGTTTGCCTTCGGCACGTTCCTGCTCGAGGTCACCTGCGGCCGGCGCCCGGTCGTCGACACCGTGCACCACGGCCGGAAGTTGCTGGTTGACCGGGTGCTGGAGTACTGGCGCAGGGGATCTCTCGAGGAGACCGTGGACTCCAGGCTGCAGGGAAACTACAACGTTGATGAGGCGAGGATGGTGCTGACGCTTGGGCTCATGTGCTCCCATCCGTTCCCGGGCGAGAGGCCTACCATGAGGCAGGTCATGCAGTACCTCGACGGCGATGCGCCGCTGCCGGAGCTCACGCCGGCGGACAAGAGCTTGCTGAGCCTCATGCAGAACCAGACGTCGTTCGACCAGTCTGCTCTGCAGTATCCGTGGTCGGGAACCAGCATCGGTACGATGACATCGGGCATCTCGGTTGGAAGATGA